The proteins below are encoded in one region of Tolumonas auensis DSM 9187:
- the speA gene encoding biosynthetic arginine decarboxylase → MANWSCQDALKMYNVPYWGAGFFNIDALGRVVVTPDKTRLDCKIALVDIIEQLRKQGYATPVLLRFPDIIKTRINALFGAFEQAIQSYGYKGRYQCVYPIKVNQQNQVIESVTRAFADKPALGLEAGSKPELLAVLSHHHDLGSVIVCNGYKDREYVRHALLGSLLGHHVYIVVEKPSELELILDEAARLNITPRIGVRARLASQGSGKWQASGGEKSKFGLNAAQILRLVERLREADKLDCLQLVHFHLGSQIANIRDIQGGIRECGRFYAELRHLGANIEVVDVGGGLGVDYEGSRSQSHCSANYNLREYANNVVWGIGDVCAEFDLPHPMIISESGRAITAHHAVLISNIVGMESQLPTSLPDAPDAEAPMLLQNMWDSWKELHEKEDPGLLEIFHDSVSDLADVHTQYTLGMLSLHQRAWAEDLHLNLCLKLKVMLDPVNRMHRNLQDELNEKLADKCFVNFSLFQSLPDAWGIDQIFPIMPLSGLDQQPTRRGVIMDITCDSDGMIKEYVDGVGIENSLPMPEMRNDETNYMGFFLVGAYQEILGDLHNLFGDTHSAEVCLNDNGEPVITNIIKGDNVDNLLRYVNIDTSVIRRDYQKLVAHPSLSEETRKALLEELEAGLQGYAYLEDE, encoded by the coding sequence ATGGCAAACTGGTCCTGTCAGGACGCCCTGAAGATGTATAACGTCCCTTATTGGGGCGCGGGCTTTTTCAATATTGATGCACTGGGCCGTGTCGTTGTGACACCGGATAAAACCCGGCTGGATTGCAAGATAGCCTTAGTCGATATCATCGAACAGTTACGCAAACAGGGGTATGCCACACCGGTATTACTGCGTTTCCCGGATATTATTAAAACCCGGATCAATGCGCTGTTTGGTGCCTTTGAGCAGGCGATCCAAAGTTATGGCTACAAAGGCCGTTATCAGTGCGTTTATCCGATTAAAGTAAACCAGCAGAATCAGGTCATTGAATCGGTGACCCGTGCTTTTGCCGATAAACCGGCACTGGGTCTGGAAGCAGGTTCCAAACCGGAACTGCTGGCCGTGCTGTCACATCACCATGATCTGGGTTCAGTGATTGTCTGTAACGGTTATAAAGATCGTGAATATGTCCGTCATGCCCTGCTCGGCTCACTGCTGGGTCACCACGTCTATATCGTGGTGGAAAAACCGTCAGAGCTGGAGCTGATCCTGGATGAAGCGGCACGCCTGAATATCACCCCTCGTATCGGGGTGCGGGCCCGCCTGGCATCACAGGGTTCCGGTAAATGGCAGGCCAGTGGCGGTGAAAAATCCAAGTTCGGTCTGAATGCCGCCCAGATCCTGCGACTGGTCGAACGTCTGCGTGAAGCCGATAAACTGGATTGTCTGCAACTGGTGCATTTCCACCTGGGTTCACAGATTGCCAATATCCGCGATATTCAGGGCGGGATCCGTGAATGCGGTCGTTTCTATGCGGAACTGCGCCATCTGGGCGCCAACATCGAAGTCGTCGACGTCGGTGGCGGACTGGGTGTGGATTACGAAGGTTCCCGTTCGCAGAGCCACTGCTCGGCCAACTACAACCTGCGCGAATATGCCAACAACGTCGTGTGGGGCATCGGCGATGTCTGCGCAGAATTCGACCTGCCACATCCGATGATCATCAGTGAGTCCGGGCGCGCCATTACGGCACACCATGCGGTACTGATCTCCAATATCGTCGGCATGGAAAGTCAGTTACCGACTTCTCTGCCGGATGCACCGGATGCCGAAGCGCCGATGCTGCTGCAGAACATGTGGGATAGCTGGAAAGAGCTGCATGAGAAAGAAGATCCGGGCCTGCTGGAAATCTTCCACGACTCCGTTTCTGATCTGGCGGACGTGCACACGCAATACACGCTGGGCATGTTGTCCTTACACCAACGTGCCTGGGCAGAAGATCTGCACCTGAATCTCTGCCTGAAACTGAAGGTAATGCTGGATCCGGTTAACCGCATGCATCGTAATCTGCAGGATGAACTGAACGAGAAGCTGGCAGACAAATGCTTTGTTAACTTCTCCCTGTTCCAGTCACTGCCGGATGCCTGGGGGATTGACCAGATCTTCCCGATCATGCCACTGAGTGGTCTGGATCAGCAGCCAACCCGTCGTGGTGTGATCATGGATATCACCTGCGATTCGGATGGCATGATTAAAGAGTATGTCGATGGTGTGGGTATCGAAAATTCGCTGCCAATGCCTGAAATGCGCAACGATGAAACCAACTATATGGGCTTCTTCCTGGTCGGCGCTTATCAGGAGATCCTCGGCGATCTGCATAACCTGTTCGGCGATACCCACAGTGCGGAAGTGTGCCTGAACGATAACGGCGAACCGGTGATCACCAATATCATCAAGGGTGATAACGTGGATAACCTGCTGCGTTACGTCAATATCGACACGTCAGTGATCCGTCGTGATTACCAGAAGCTGGTCGCACACCCGTCACTTAGTGA
- a CDS encoding SLC13 family permease: MSDDTSTTGIFKSQYKPLILLLDIALLLILLNWLPFEPQINKGLSLFLFIAVLWLSEAIHVTVTALLVPIMAVLLGIFGLQPAISHFANPTIYLFFGGFALAAALHKQQLDQFLAQQILVLAKGRLQTAVGLLFGITALLSMWISNTATAAMMLPLAMGIAVQLDQEKDRSTRTFILLGMAYSASIGGIGTLVGSPPNVIAAAQAHITFLQWLVFGIPIVLILMPCAMAALYLVLRPQLNQQCAMQQMDFVWTRQHKLTLVIFSCTVLAWISSQQLSVWLGGIDQLDTLIALVAAVMICITGVASWRDVERQTEWGVLMLFGGGLTLSAVLKETGTSLFMAQQITAWFSHAHPLLLLLAIAAFVVFLTELASNTATAALMVPLFASVATNMGMSVSIMSIMIAVSASCAFMLPVATPPNAIVYASGYVPQRDMIRVGFVLNIMCTILLALFAYYGGI; encoded by the coding sequence ATGTCTGATGACACATCCACTACCGGTATTTTCAAGTCACAATACAAACCGCTGATCCTGCTGCTGGATATAGCGCTGCTGCTGATCCTGCTGAACTGGCTGCCGTTTGAACCCCAGATAAATAAGGGTTTATCGCTGTTCCTGTTTATTGCGGTGTTATGGCTGAGCGAGGCGATCCATGTCACCGTCACCGCCCTGCTGGTACCGATCATGGCCGTATTGCTCGGGATCTTCGGGCTGCAACCGGCGATCAGTCATTTTGCCAATCCGACTATTTATCTGTTTTTCGGGGGTTTTGCGCTGGCGGCCGCCTTACATAAACAACAGTTGGATCAATTTCTGGCGCAGCAGATCCTGGTGCTGGCCAAAGGACGATTACAGACTGCAGTGGGGTTGCTGTTCGGGATCACGGCACTGCTCTCAATGTGGATCAGTAACACCGCCACCGCAGCGATGATGTTGCCGCTGGCAATGGGTATTGCGGTGCAGTTGGATCAGGAAAAAGATCGCAGCACCCGGACCTTCATTCTGCTCGGGATGGCTTACAGTGCCAGTATCGGTGGCATCGGTACGCTGGTGGGCAGTCCGCCGAATGTCATCGCCGCCGCGCAGGCTCATATTACCTTTCTGCAATGGCTGGTCTTTGGTATTCCGATCGTGTTGATCCTGATGCCCTGTGCCATGGCAGCGCTCTATCTGGTTTTGCGTCCGCAATTAAACCAGCAATGCGCGATGCAGCAGATGGATTTTGTCTGGACCCGACAGCATAAACTGACACTGGTTATCTTCTCCTGTACGGTATTAGCCTGGATCAGCTCACAGCAACTCTCCGTCTGGCTGGGAGGCATTGATCAGCTGGATACCCTGATTGCACTGGTGGCGGCAGTGATGATTTGTATTACCGGTGTTGCCAGCTGGCGCGATGTGGAACGGCAGACGGAATGGGGCGTTCTGATGCTGTTCGGGGGCGGACTGACTTTATCTGCCGTCTTGAAAGAGACCGGCACCAGTCTGTTTATGGCGCAGCAGATCACCGCGTGGTTCAGCCATGCCCATCCGCTTCTGCTGCTACTGGCAATTGCCGCGTTTGTCGTTTTCCTGACCGAACTGGCGTCGAACACCGCCACTGCCGCACTGATGGTGCCGCTGTTTGCCAGTGTCGCCACGAATATGGGCATGTCAGTCAGCATTATGTCGATCATGATCGCAGTCTCTGCCTCCTGTGCCTTTATGCTACCTGTTGCCACACCACCGAACGCCATTGTCTATGCCAGTGGTTATGTGCCGCAGCGGGATATGATCCGGGTTGGCTTTGTACTGAACATTATGTGTACGATCCTGCTGGCATTGTTCGCTTATTACGGTGGGATCTGA